GTAATTTTATTATGACATGGCCAAATCGAGAAGTTTGATATTGCGGTTGTAAATTTCCATCATTAAATTGTAGTGCATAGTATTTTTTGCAGCATCGGCGGTTTCGCGGTCTATATCGACGTTATTGCCGTCGTTGCGATAACTAGTGTCGTATTCAACACTGATTTTTCCTTCAATGCGTCTGAAATCAATTTTTTTGTTGAATGAGATATGTCTAGGATCAGTACGATATGTTTCAAGACGGGGAGGAATTTCAGAATCAACAGCCCTACGTAGTTGCGATTCGAAACTAAGCTCAGCTCTTTTATATCCTGGAGTATCTACGTTTGCGATATTATTAGCAATAAGATTGCGGCGGAGTATGGAAGCATCTAATCCTTTTTCTAGGAGTGCTGCTGTTCTTCCTATTCCTAAGGTAGTGTTTCCAAATATCATAGAAAATCCTCTCTTAAATTTTATAGTCCTGCTCTATAAGAATCGGAATTTTAAAAAAAAACTTTATTATTTAAAGAAAAATAATAAAGTTTTGGCAGTTTTTATACCGACAATTTTAAAGAAAGGTTCCGGTAGTGAGATATATTTTCCCTCGCTGAAAGAGAGAAGTATTATACTTCTCTCTTTTTTATATAAATTCTTTGAACACGTTCAGATAAATTAGTTAAAATATCATGAGGAATAGAATCTATTTTTGTTGCTAAAATGTCTGCTGATAGTTGATTGTCGTCAAGAATAGTTACTGTTGTCCCAATATTATAATTATCATCCCCTAAATTAACTAAAATCTGATCCATGCATACATTCCCTACGATAGGATATAATTTATTATTAATTTGAACCTGTCCTTTATTAGAAAAATTTCGAGAAAATCCGTCAGCATATCCTATCAAGATTGTTGCTATGTTTGTGTCATAGGAGGCAGTCCAGGTTCCTCCATAAGATACTGAAGTTCCCCTCTTAATTCTTTTGATCTGTGAAATTTGCGCGTAGAGCGATAAAATAGGTCTTAATGAATTGTGCCCGTATCCGTAAGCTCCTAACCCAATGCGTACCATATCATAATGGGCTTGAGGAAAGTAAAAAGTACCAGCGCTATTACAGGCGTGTATTGTTAATGGATTGTAAGCTATTGATTTGATATGATTGACTGTCTGCGTAAAAAGTTCCACCTGACATGCTGTAACTGTTTGGTTTTCTCCTGAAGCAAAATGAGTCGCAATGCCTGTACAATTAATTCCGGTGGTATTTTGGATTTTTTGGAATGCTTTGACAGCGTCTTCAGGGAAAAATCCTCCTCTACTCATTCCTGTGTCTATTTTCAGATGTACTGTTAATGGTTGTTGAAATTTTTGGACGTAAAGACGATATTCTTGGAGATATTCTATATGGCTGAGCAGAGGAATCAATCCAAAACGAAATAAATCTGGAATTTCGTTTTTAGTATGTTGCGTTAAAACAAGAATGGGCAATTGAATACCTGATTCACGTAAAGCCCTGCCTTCATGAGGAGTAGCTACTGCTAGCATATCAATATTAAGATCAGCACAAGCATGAGCTATAGGAATTAATCCGTGTCCATATGCATTTCCTTTAACTGCAATACATAATTTTGCTTCTGAACCGATTAATTTTCTAATAGTTGAAATATTATGAGTCAAGTATTCCAAATTGATAACTGCAGAAGTTCTAAAATCCATAATGGCTCCTTGCTTCTAGAAATGCGCTGATAATGAAAAGGGGAATAACTAATCCGAAACATAAGATAATTGTTTGAATGGATATTTTTTTATGTTGTGTGCTTATGCTGGCAGAATAAAATCTTATTAACGCTGCTAGTGCAATAATTGCGGGAGTTTCAAAGAAAGCATGAGGAAAAAGTAACCCTGCTATTATTGATATATTTTTTAGAAATGCCAATGTTACTCCCAATAAAGTTCCGTTTAATATAAGAAAAAAAGTAATAAAACGATCATTTCGGGTTCCCCAAAAAAAGATCAATAATCCAGAGCAAAGATTGGACAGCAAAAGAGTATAAAAAGAAAATCGAATATAAGAGATCATGTTTGACAATGAAAAAAAGAGGTTATAAAGCCATACTTGAGGAAGCAATAGGCAAGCAGTCAAAGCAATAAAACAAGAATAAAAAAATTCTTTTAATGAATGTATGAAAAATTGTTTATAATTGGGCATTTTTATTCAAATTATTCAGATCTTTTTGAAATTGACTTACTATCAGTATATTATTAAATGATATTTCTTGGCATATAAGTTCGGACAGTGATTTTTTTAAGGTGTTATTTTGAGGTTCGCGGGCTATTTTTAACTGCAGTTTATTTATTTCTTTTTGGAGTTCGAGATTTTTTTGTTCTGCTGTTTTAATTGAAAATTCTTCTTGGTTTAGGAATAAAAAAAGATCCAATACAGTTTCGTGGAATGTCGCAAAATCGGCTGGAGTGGAAAACCCCGCTTTTTTTAATTTATTACTTAATTCAGGAGAATCGAACAATGCTTCATAAAATTTAAGATTGAAGTCGTGATCGGATAATTGGTCAACATAAGGTTGATTACGGAATATGGTTGAAAAGTCCAATATAGAAGGGAGAGTTTTCATATAATTATTCATATTTGATAGTTCAAGTCTTATGGTTGGTAAGCAGGAGGGTATTGTTTCTGTTTTTTCTGTAGAGCATGAAGCTAATAGTAACAAAAAGGCAATGTATTTCATAAAAATTCTCCTAAAATCCTGTTCTTTTAAATTCTTTGTCGAGGAAAGGGCGGCTTATTTTGATAGTAATCGGGCGTCCATGAGGGCATGATAACGGACAGCTAAGTATTTGCCATTCTCTCAAAAGCTCTTGGATTTCTTCTAGAGACAGAAGCTCTCCTGATTTGACAGATCCTTTACATGCGATCATTTTACAGGTTTCATCCCATATGTATGATTCATTCAAAGAAGTGTTTTTGTTAAGGTCAAGTAGGTCTCTTAGTATGGTTTCAATTCTAGAGGGTGATAAAAATGAAGGAATAGCATCAATAGAAAAAGCTGTTTCACTTATTCGTGTGTGGCTGAAGCCTAATTTTTCAAAGGACAACCCTTCAAAGATATCAGCTTCAGTTTTGCTAACCTCAAAAATATAAGGAATAATAGTTTGTCGTTCGATAGAGATATTGTACATTTTTTTTAGTTTTTCATACCGGATTCTCTCATGCATAGCATGAAAATCCACCAAAATCATTATATGGGCTGATTCAAATATAAGATAAGTGGAAAATATGGTGCCAATATATTGTGCTGAAAAAATTTGGCTTTCTATAGGCGAAGAGGAAACATCTGATTCAAAGAGAGAAACATGCTGGGAATGACTGCTCGATTTCTGTGATGGTGAAAAATTATAAAGAGGCATACGAGTTTGTACAGGCATACTATAATTTTTTCGAATAGTAATATTATCATCCTTCGTAATAGTGATTCCTCCATTGTTTGTTGCTTTTTCTATGCCTTGCCGAATGCTCCGCCTAATAATGTCTGCAATAAGACGTTCATTTTCGAAACGTACTTCTTTTTTTTGAGGATGTACGTTGAAGTCTATATGTTTTGGATCCATGTCAAGATAAAGAAAAAGTGCAGGAAATCGGTTGGGTGGCAGTAGGTTATTATATGCCAAATGAACTTGCTGGCGCAACCCCTGCCATTCTATGGGCCTATTGTTGATGAATAGAAATTGATGGGAACGTGTCGGCTTATACCAGGATGGATGCGAAATAAATCCCCATGCTGAAATATAAGCTTCTTGGTAATTAAAAGAATATAAAATATCTTTTGTATCAGGGAAAAGATAATGAATACGTTCTAATATATTCTGTACTGGAAATAGGCGGTATTTTTGTTCATTATTATGATGTAGTGAGAAGTCGGTATGAGGATGAGCTAAGGTTTTTTTTATGAATTCTTGTACGCAGGCTCGATATTCGCCACTGTCCGTGCCTAAAAATTTTAGTCGAGCGGGTGTCGTTTTGAAAAGATCAGCAATAGTAATTTGGGTTCCGGAATTCATTCCTTTTGGAAGGACATTTTTTTTCTCTCCGAATTCAATAGTATAGCTACTACCGAATTCTTGTTTAGCAGGCTTGGAAGATATTGTTAATGAAGAGACTTCTGCTAAGCTAGCTAAAGCTTCGCCTCGAAAGCCAAATGTAGAAAGTGTTTGTAGATCATCAAAGACGGAAATTTTACTAGTAGCATGCAAAACTGGAGCAAGGGTAATTTGCTCTTCTCTGATTCCAACTCCGTTATCCGTAATTACTATTTGATTTTTCCCTCCTGCAATGAGTTCTACTGAGATTAAGTTAGCTCCAGCATCAATGGCATTATCCAGAAGTTCACGTACAGCAGAAGCTGGACGTTCGATAACTTCTCCGGCAGCAATCTTCATAATAGTAGAAGGATCCAATAAGCAGATAGACATCAATTAAATCCTAATAATATTGGGTTTTTTGTTTTTGAGGGTGTAAATTAATAAAATAATTCCGATTATTACCATCGGAAATGTAAGCGTCATACCTACTGTCAGCCAATTACCAGCAATAAATCCTATTTGAATATCAGGTTCTCTGAAAAATTCTGTAATAATTCGTGAAATTCCATATAAAATAAGAAATGTAGCTGTTAGAAAACCTTTATATCGCGATTGCGGAATTTTATAGTATAAAATCATCTGCACAGTTAAAGTAAATAATCCTTCCAGTAATATATGATATAATTGGGATGGATGCCTAGGTACCTGAATGTATGTAGCATTATTGATTGTGTATTCAGTAATGTTAGGAATAAGTTGCAATTGTACGGCATCAATAAAGGGTTGAGCTTTTTCCAAAGGCAATACGGTAGCTCCAAGATGCCCTAATTCTGGTCTTCGCGGAAATACCATGCCCCATGGCATAGTAGTGGGTCTGCCGTAAAGTTCGCCGTTGATGAAGTTGCCAAATCGTCCGAATGCAAGCCCCATAGGAACTGAAACTAATACAATATCTGACAATTCCAATAAGCTGAAAGGTTTAAGAATTGAGTGACGGATTTTGAGTGCAGCAAATGCTCCTATGTACGAACCAATAAATGCACCATGAAAACTCATACCCCCTTCCCATACTTTGAAGATAGCTATGGGATTCTCAGAAAAATAGTATTCAAAATTGTAAAAAAGCACATATCCTAAACGTCCTCCTAAAAGTACACCGAGCATAATATAAAATGAAAAATCACTTAAAAATTCGTTGTTAGTCGATAATTTATTATCTTTAGCAAAAGAAATTCTATTTTTCGCACATTCACGTTTTGTCCACCAATAAGAAAATAAAAAACCGAAAATATACATTAAGCTGTACCAGCGTATTCCAAAATCTCCAATCCGGAATAGTGCTGTTGATATAGCAGGGTGGGTTAAATACATAAATACCTCACTGTTAAGGATGAATAAATTCTGCATCAATAAAACAACGTTCCATATTGATTTTTGTAATGCGGATACGGACCTTATTGCCAAGCCTATATATTTTAGTGCCGCGTTTATTTTTTGCGAGCAAATTTTCTTCGTCGAATATCATATAATCATTCATCGCGGCATAACGGATCATTGCTTCTATGCCAGTGCCTTCCATTTCAACAAAAATTCCAAAATTTGCTATGGAACTAATAATTCCTGCAAATTCTTGACCTTCGTAAGGTTTCATGTAGCGGGCTGCTTTAATTTTAAAAAAATCCCGTTCTGCTTCCATGGCAATCCGCTCTTGTGCAGAAATATGCTGTGCAATTTTATCAAGTTCATTTTCAGTGTAAGGCTGCTTGGCATTGTGTGATGAAAATAGAAAAAATTTTATTAGCCGATGAACAACAAGATCAGCATAACGGCGAATCGGAGATGTAAAATGTGCATACAATGGAAAACTTAATCCAAAATGTCCGATATTTTCGCGATGATAAACAGCTTGTGCCATAGATCTCAAAACTAAAACTTCTCCACTCATTTTTAGCGGGGAAGTTTCCAGAGATGCAAGAAACAATTGAATATCTTGTGGACGTGGTATATCTGGTAATTTGACTCCAAGTTTAGCAGCGAATTTTTTTAAATCCTTATATTTTTCTGGAGGAGGTGTATCGTGTATTCGAAATAAACCTAATTTTTTTTTAGTAAGAAAATCACCAACTGCCTGGTTGGCACTAAGCATAAATTCTTCAATAAGCCTTTCCGAATCTAATCTGTCTTTTTGGTAGATTTTGGTAGGATTGCCATTTTTGTCTAATATAATTTTTCTTTCTTTGAAATTAAAATCAATGCTTCCATTATTAATTCTTTTTTTGTATAGAATTTTATAAAATTCTTTCATGAGATTAATATTTTTTTGCAAAACAGGATCTGTTTCTGTTTGATTATTCATAATTGCTTGTACTTTTTGATAAGTCAATCGATAATGTGAACAAATCCATGTTGGTATAATGTTATATTTCAATACTTCACCGTTTTTATTAAATGTAATGAAAATGCTCAATGTTCGTTTATTTTCTTTAGGATTCAAGCTGCATAAATCGTTTGATAATTCTTTCGGCAACATCGGAATCACTTTATTAATGAAATAATAACTATTAGCTCTTTTATATGCTTCTTTATCTAGAATTGAATTTTGAGGCACATAATAGGAGACATCTGCAATATGTACGCCTAATGTCCATTTACCAAAGAAGTGTTTTTGGATACTGATTGCATCATCTAAATCTTTTGAATCTTCACCATCAATAGTAATTATAAATTCTTTTTTTAGATCTTGGCGATAAGTATCTTGCGATTTCCCCCAAATTTTCTCTTTGATTTCTTGAGTGGCACCAAAAGAAAATTTTTCAGGTAAAGAGTAGCGATCTTTGATAAGAGTGAAATCATCTTCAACTTTACCTGCTGTTAAAATTGGTTTGGTATGTCTCGGAGCTGCATTAGAATGAGAAGTACATAAAGATAGATCAATAATTTTTATTGTACCTTTTTTTAAATTAATATTTATTGCACCATATTGTTTCCACTGTTTTAAGTAATGCTGAACGTTTTTTTTTTCTTTTGGTATTGTTATATTCAAATGTTTGTAAATTGAAGCAATATCTAATTCTTTTTTGTCTGATAGAAAATGAAGCAAATTTTTCTGTAACAATCTGATACTCCTTTTTAATGCAAGAATAGTTAGTTTTGCATTAATTGTTTTTGATAATTATTATAGGCTTTATTCAGTTTGTTTTTATATGTAATAATACCAGAATCAGACCACGAAATTTTAAAATCTTCTATTAATTTATTTCTTAATTCTAATAATTTTGCATAATGACGATTATATAAAATTGTCTGTTCTAATTCCTGCTTAGATTCAGCAAAAGTTTTAAAAATAGGATTGTCATTTTTATCATAATTTTTGATTGGCCTGTTGTTAGTATTTGCATAAAATTCCTGTAATTCTGCCATAGTAATATTTTTATCAATGGAACTAAAGAGTTTCTCTCCTAAAATTTGTTGAGCTGTTTCAAGATCCAATGTTTGTTCTTGTTCTGCTAGGATATCTTTGTATTCTTTGGTTTGTTTAATATTAGAGTTATATCCTTTGTACATTATAGCAATTTGATAAATTGTAGCATTTCTGCCGCTTCGTTCTGGTGATGCTAAAAGTTTTAGAATTTCTAAATTATCTAATTCTTGGGCAAACCCCAGAATAGGCAAGATTTCTTTAATTTGGGAAAGTGAATATTTCTTTTTCCAGATACTAATGATAGGTGTTTTTTCAGAAATTTTTGATACATTGTTTGTTTTGTTATGAATAATTACTTTATCACCGTCTAGTGAATACAAATATTTAATATTTTGGTTGAGATAATCATATAGTAATGTTTGCCGTGCCGGAGAAAATTCATAGGTATCAATGTCTTGAATACTTGATGTTTTTGCAGGGTTGTGAATATAAATAACATAATAACCATGAATGCCTTCAATTACTTCAGGGTAAAGTCCAGTTGCTTTTTCACTAAAAATAGTTTCATCTAGATCAGGATAGGTTCCTTTAATAATTTCGCCTAAATATCCGCCATTATCGGCACCTAAAGGTTCCTGAGAAATTGCTTCTGCTGTATTCCCAAATTCTTCAATAATATTAGAAGATAATGATAATTTATTGAGTGTCTCTAACGCTTGTTGTAAATTGTTTTTATTAGAAATTTCATCTTCTGTTTTTTTGAAAAAAATTCGAGAAACTTCTGCAGATTGTACTTTTTGAGAGTTTATTGCTTTTTTTATTAGTTCTTGACCTTTTTGATAACCTAATTGATAAGGTAAAGTTTTTATTAATTGCTCTTTTTTCTCAATAAATTGAGGATCTTGTTGGTAATTGGATATTTTTTGTGCTTCAAGAGGTAATAAAATAGGATCTAATGAAGTTAATAAAATATAGTTTCTTAATAGATCATCATTAGTTTGCATTTGATCTATTTTTTCTGCTGAAATATGGGGGAAAAAAGCTTGTATATCTTTAATTGCCTGATTTACCGTAATATAAGATGTTTTTTGACCATTATGATAACTGATTAATTTTTGTTGAATGCCACATGCTGTTATTAAAAGAAAAATAATAAACAATTTGATATTTTTTTGCATTAAATACTCCTACTCAAATTATAGCATAGGCTTAAAGTTTAACAAATTATCGGATAAAAATCAAGTTTTTCGAAGTTGATATTTTTGTGATATCAATTCCTTCAAAACAAGAAATTTTTTTTCCAGAGAAATAAAAATAGAGTAAGATCGGAAAGATAATCAGGATCATTTTTATTTATGGTTGTAAAAAATACCTGTTTTGACTTAATTATGATAGAGTATTAGCAAGAATACAAATTCTTTAGGAATACGTTATATTATAAAATATCAAAAATGATGATTTTAGTAGGTAAATATATAAAATAGAGATTTATATTTTTATTTTATTGAATATGTTAGATTCCCATTCTTTTTTATCTAGAAAGGGAAACATATCTTCTAATGATGGTGAAATCATCGTCCCATCCTCTAATTTTTTAGCTAACAGTTTGGGGGTAAAAATATAATCATCATTTGTAATTATTTCACATAAAGCTGGTCCTTTGATGTTGAGAAAATCTGTTAATTGTGATTTTAAATTTTGGGGATCAGAAATTCGTATACTAAAAATATTAAAAGCTTCTCCAATTTTATTGAATTCCGGAATACCAACCCCACTTTTTTCGGATACACCAGTCATGTTCCCTTTAAAAAAATTATTTTGAGTCTGCTTTATAGAAATATAGCCATTATTATTAATGATAAAAATTTTTATCGGCAGATCATAGTGTTTTATTGTTTGAAGTTCTTGAATGTTCATCATTATAGAGCCATCACCTTCTAGACAAATAATCTGACGCCCTTTGCCGCTCAAACAAGCGCCTATAGCAGCAGGTAACCCATATCCCATTGATGCATTTCCTGAGTTGCATAATACTCTTTGCTCGCTATGAAAATTAGCAGCTTGGAATAGTGTCAAACTAGCTGTAGCGTTTGCTGAAACAATAATGGCATCTTTGTCTAATAATCCCAACATTTCCATCGTAAACCCGTAAGGATTGATTTGGTTGTTTGAATGCTGGTATTCTGGATTGATCGATGGATGATATTTGTCTTGTAAATTTTTGCAAAATGCCAGCCATTTAGGTCGTTCTATAATAGGAGTTTTCTCAGCAATCAGAGATAAAAATTGTGATAGATCAGCTTGAATCTTGAGGTCAGGAATAATAGTGGGCTTTTCGAGCTCGGCGGAATCAATATCGACAACAATTTTATAAGCATTTTTCGCATAATTTTCATAATTGTAGCTGACTTGACGAATATTGTTGCGTGTTCCTAAGCATAAAATA
Above is a window of Brevinema andersonii DNA encoding:
- the flgB gene encoding flagellar basal body rod protein FlgB, with amino-acid sequence MIFGNTTLGIGRTAALLEKGLDASILRRNLIANNIANVDTPGYKRAELSFESQLRRAVDSEIPPRLETYRTDPRHISFNKKIDFRRIEGKISVEYDTSYRNDGNNVDIDRETADAAKNTMHYNLMMEIYNRNIKLLDLAMS
- the alr gene encoding alanine racemase yields the protein MDFRTSAVINLEYLTHNISTIRKLIGSEAKLCIAVKGNAYGHGLIPIAHACADLNIDMLAVATPHEGRALRESGIQLPILVLTQHTKNEIPDLFRFGLIPLLSHIEYLQEYRLYVQKFQQPLTVHLKIDTGMSRGGFFPEDAVKAFQKIQNTTGINCTGIATHFASGENQTVTACQVELFTQTVNHIKSIAYNPLTIHACNSAGTFYFPQAHYDMVRIGLGAYGYGHNSLRPILSLYAQISQIKRIKRGTSVSYGGTWTASYDTNIATILIGYADGFSRNFSNKGQVQINNKLYPIVGNVCMDQILVNLGDDNYNIGTTVTILDDNQLSADILATKIDSIPHDILTNLSERVQRIYIKKREV
- a CDS encoding stage II sporulation protein M; amino-acid sequence: MPNYKQFFIHSLKEFFYSCFIALTACLLLPQVWLYNLFFSLSNMISYIRFSFYTLLLSNLCSGLLIFFWGTRNDRFITFFLILNGTLLGVTLAFLKNISIIAGLLFPHAFFETPAIIALAALIRFYSASISTQHKKISIQTIILCFGLVIPLFIISAFLEARSHYGF
- the mutL gene encoding DNA mismatch repair endonuclease MutL, which translates into the protein MSICLLDPSTIMKIAAGEVIERPASAVRELLDNAIDAGANLISVELIAGGKNQIVITDNGVGIREEQITLAPVLHATSKISVFDDLQTLSTFGFRGEALASLAEVSSLTISSKPAKQEFGSSYTIEFGEKKNVLPKGMNSGTQITIADLFKTTPARLKFLGTDSGEYRACVQEFIKKTLAHPHTDFSLHHNNEQKYRLFPVQNILERIHYLFPDTKDILYSFNYQEAYISAWGFISHPSWYKPTRSHQFLFINNRPIEWQGLRQQVHLAYNNLLPPNRFPALFLYLDMDPKHIDFNVHPQKKEVRFENERLIADIIRRSIRQGIEKATNNGGITITKDDNITIRKNYSMPVQTRMPLYNFSPSQKSSSHSQHVSLFESDVSSSPIESQIFSAQYIGTIFSTYLIFESAHIMILVDFHAMHERIRYEKLKKMYNISIERQTIIPYIFEVSKTEADIFEGLSFEKLGFSHTRISETAFSIDAIPSFLSPSRIETILRDLLDLNKNTSLNESYIWDETCKMIACKGSVKSGELLSLEEIQELLREWQILSCPLSCPHGRPITIKISRPFLDKEFKRTGF
- the lgt gene encoding prolipoprotein diacylglyceryl transferase codes for the protein MYLTHPAISTALFRIGDFGIRWYSLMYIFGFLFSYWWTKRECAKNRISFAKDNKLSTNNEFLSDFSFYIMLGVLLGGRLGYVLFYNFEYYFSENPIAIFKVWEGGMSFHGAFIGSYIGAFAALKIRHSILKPFSLLELSDIVLVSVPMGLAFGRFGNFINGELYGRPTTMPWGMVFPRRPELGHLGATVLPLEKAQPFIDAVQLQLIPNITEYTINNATYIQVPRHPSQLYHILLEGLFTLTVQMILYYKIPQSRYKGFLTATFLILYGISRIITEFFREPDIQIGFIAGNWLTVGMTLTFPMVIIGIILLIYTLKNKKPNIIRI
- a CDS encoding ribonuclease R family protein — its product is MLQKNLLHFLSDKKELDIASIYKHLNITIPKEKKNVQHYLKQWKQYGAININLKKGTIKIIDLSLCTSHSNAAPRHTKPILTAGKVEDDFTLIKDRYSLPEKFSFGATQEIKEKIWGKSQDTYRQDLKKEFIITIDGEDSKDLDDAISIQKHFFGKWTLGVHIADVSYYVPQNSILDKEAYKRANSYYFINKVIPMLPKELSNDLCSLNPKENKRTLSIFITFNKNGEVLKYNIIPTWICSHYRLTYQKVQAIMNNQTETDPVLQKNINLMKEFYKILYKKRINNGSIDFNFKERKIILDKNGNPTKIYQKDRLDSERLIEEFMLSANQAVGDFLTKKKLGLFRIHDTPPPEKYKDLKKFAAKLGVKLPDIPRPQDIQLFLASLETSPLKMSGEVLVLRSMAQAVYHRENIGHFGLSFPLYAHFTSPIRRYADLVVHRLIKFFLFSSHNAKQPYTENELDKIAQHISAQERIAMEAERDFFKIKAARYMKPYEGQEFAGIISSIANFGIFVEMEGTGIEAMIRYAAMNDYMIFDEENLLAKNKRGTKIYRLGNKVRIRITKINMERCFIDAEFIHP
- a CDS encoding peptidylprolyl isomerase, encoding MQKNIKLFIIFLLITACGIQQKLISYHNGQKTSYITVNQAIKDIQAFFPHISAEKIDQMQTNDDLLRNYILLTSLDPILLPLEAQKISNYQQDPQFIEKKEQLIKTLPYQLGYQKGQELIKKAINSQKVQSAEVSRIFFKKTEDEISNKNNLQQALETLNKLSLSSNIIEEFGNTAEAISQEPLGADNGGYLGEIIKGTYPDLDETIFSEKATGLYPEVIEGIHGYYVIYIHNPAKTSSIQDIDTYEFSPARQTLLYDYLNQNIKYLYSLDGDKVIIHNKTNNVSKISEKTPIISIWKKKYSLSQIKEILPILGFAQELDNLEILKLLASPERSGRNATIYQIAIMYKGYNSNIKQTKEYKDILAEQEQTLDLETAQQILGEKLFSSIDKNITMAELQEFYANTNNRPIKNYDKNDNPIFKTFAESKQELEQTILYNRHYAKLLELRNKLIEDFKISWSDSGIITYKNKLNKAYNNYQKQLMQN
- a CDS encoding thiamine pyrophosphate-binding protein, whose translation is MIKVSDYIAQRLKQKYNINNIFLISGGGSMHLNDSFGRAIPYTTAHNEQALAFMAEGYARINQELAVVNITTGPGGLNCLNGVFGQWTDSVPVLYISGQVKLETTVYSCPHLNLRQLGDQETNIIKIVQPLTKYAALVDDPLLIGYHLDQAIYYATTGRKGPVWLDIPLNIQSAMIDENLLKPFIPPQNNNYNFKIDDILVQLQKAEKPLIIAGHGIHLSRQESSFLQLLNKMKIPVVTTFNGMGLLPDNHPNFAGRIGTLGQRAGNFTLQNADLILCLGTRNNIRQVSYNYENYAKNAYKIVVDIDSAELEKPTIIPDLKIQADLSQFLSLIAEKTPIIERPKWLAFCKNLQDKYHPSINPEYQHSNNQINPYGFTMEMLGLLDKDAIIVSANATASLTLFQAANFHSEQRVLCNSGNASMGYGLPAAIGACLSGKGRQIICLEGDGSIMMNIQELQTIKHYDLPIKIFIINNNGYISIKQTQNNFFKGNMTGVSEKSGVGIPEFNKIGEAFNIFSIRISDPQNLKSQLTDFLNIKGPALCEIITNDDYIFTPKLLAKKLEDGTMISPSLEDMFPFLDKKEWESNIFNKIKI